From the Glandiceps talaboti chromosome 12, keGlaTala1.1, whole genome shotgun sequence genome, one window contains:
- the LOC144443159 gene encoding TP53-binding protein 1-like, which produces MVRSILYYILHLNQLLEVTAYLLPAGESIEDNKIVEIQQTHTALAGLSVLVLSRNPDDEDFEQFWESVLMAARCKKVSKLPADFSIAKQPRKSLNYDVIVTDRTCPEDLLVKAKNLDLPVVSCEWIIQCLINGKRMAYNGHPKYRHDFLIDT; this is translated from the exons ATGGTAAGGAGTattctttattacattttacatcTG AACCAGTTGCTAGAAGTAACAGCATACCTGCTACCTGCTGGAGAGAGCATTGAAGACAACAAAATTGTAGAAAT ACAACAAACACATACTGCATTAGCTGGGCTCTCTGTTCTGGTGTTGTCTAGAAATCCTGATGATGAAGATTTTGAACAGTTCTGGGAATCAGTACTCATGGCAGCTAGATGCAAAAAGGTTTCCAAATTACCTGCAGATTTCAGCATCGCTAAGCAACCAA GGAAATCTCTAAACTATGATGTTATTGTGACAGACAGAACTTGTCCAGAAGATCTATTAGTCAAAGCTAAAAACCTGGATCTTCCTGTGGTATCTTGTGAATGGATAATCCAATGTCTTATCAATGGTAAACGAATGGCATACAATGGACACCCTAAGTACAGACATGACTTTTTGATTGATACATGA